In Polyodon spathula isolate WHYD16114869_AA chromosome 39, ASM1765450v1, whole genome shotgun sequence, one genomic interval encodes:
- the LOC121304726 gene encoding inositol hexakisphosphate kinase 1-like isoform X3, with the protein MKDPNGNESATPERSSHNPWALHCHRAQLTRMSSVSKDNAPYKFLLLENVASAFQLPCILDLKMGTRQHGEDASEEKKRRHMKKCEQSTSSSLGLRLGGMQVYQATTGHFLCRNKYDGRTLTAEGFRQALYQYLHDGLQLKRELLQPVLQKLSALRAVIERQGSYRFYSSSLLLIYEGKNNSPGRSPFSTPPRVDVRMIDFAHTTYRGATPNHTAYEGPDRGYIFGVENLINMLQEIKDGD; encoded by the exons CCACCGCGCCCAGCTCACACGCATGTCCTCAGTCAGCAAAGACAACGCGCCCTACA AATTCCTGCTACTGGAGAACGTGGCATCCGCGTTCCAGCTACCCTGCATCCTGGACCTGAAGATGGGCACGCGGCAGCATGGTGAGGACGCCTCGGAGGAGAAGAAGAGGCGCCACATGAAGAAGTGTGAGCAGAGCACCTCCTCCTCGCTGGGCCTGAGGCTGGGCGGCATGCAG GTCTACCAGGCAACCACCGGCCATTTCCTGTGCAGGAACAAGTATGACGGGCGGACGCTGACGGCGGAGGGCTTCCGGCAGGCCCTGTACCAGTACCTGCACGACGGGCTCCAGCTGAAGAGGGAGCTCCTCCAGCCGGTCCTGCAGAAGCTTAGTGCCCTGCGGGCAGTCATCGAGCGCCAGGGCTCCTACCGCTTCTACTCCAGCTCCCTGCTCCTCATTTACGAGGGCAAGAACAACAGCCCGGGCCGCTCCCCCTTCAGCACCCCGCCCAGAGTCGACGTCCGGATGATAGATTTTGCTCACACTACCTACAGGGGTGCCACACCCAACCACACCGCGTACGAGGGACCCGATCGCGGCTACATTTTCGGGGTGGAGAACCTGATTAATATGCTCCAGGAAATCAAGGACGGAGACTGA